Proteins from one Corynebacterium epidermidicanis genomic window:
- a CDS encoding ABC transporter substrate-binding protein, whose protein sequence is MKIFRRSVAGLLTTVALVTSLTACVTNSETGNPEGWQVVKPAANPQVQALVPADIKQRGYLTMGTNPPFAPMEFKSDTGEIIGVDVDLARAAAAVMGLELKVQEQDFNLILPSISGNTLDFGATGMTDNEERQKSYDFVDYLSAGVQWTAQTGHEVDPNNACGLTVAVQKGTVSETDDVAPKSEACVAAGQPPIKVLSYELSDQAATAVVLGRADAASMDSPVTAFAIARADGRLQPVGEMFDAADYGWPVKKGSDLAPALQAALQHLIDTGDYQKILKPWGIDQGLKEKATVNGN, encoded by the coding sequence ATGAAAATATTCAGGCGAAGCGTCGCGGGGCTGCTCACCACAGTCGCCCTTGTTACCTCCCTCACCGCCTGTGTCACCAACAGCGAAACAGGCAACCCGGAGGGTTGGCAGGTAGTTAAGCCCGCTGCCAACCCGCAGGTCCAAGCTTTAGTTCCCGCAGACATCAAGCAGCGCGGATATCTCACGATGGGTACTAACCCTCCGTTCGCCCCGATGGAATTTAAGAGCGACACCGGGGAGATCATCGGCGTGGACGTCGATTTGGCACGCGCAGCGGCTGCCGTAATGGGCCTTGAGCTTAAGGTTCAGGAGCAGGACTTCAACTTGATCCTGCCGAGCATTTCCGGCAACACCCTTGATTTCGGGGCCACCGGCATGACCGATAATGAGGAACGCCAGAAGTCTTATGACTTCGTCGACTACTTGAGCGCCGGCGTGCAGTGGACCGCCCAAACCGGCCACGAGGTCGACCCGAACAACGCCTGTGGGCTCACTGTAGCCGTCCAGAAGGGTACGGTGTCGGAAACGGATGACGTCGCGCCGAAGTCAGAAGCCTGCGTCGCAGCCGGTCAGCCACCGATCAAGGTTTTGTCCTACGAGCTATCAGACCAGGCCGCTACCGCCGTCGTGCTAGGCCGAGCGGATGCCGCCTCCATGGACTCCCCTGTCACCGCCTTCGCTATTGCTCGCGCCGATGGTCGCCTCCAACCCGTGGGCGAGATGTTTGACGCCGCCGATTATGGCTGGCCCGTGAAGAAGGGCTCCGACTTGGCCCCAGCTTTGCAGGCCGCCTTGCAGCACCTCATCGATACCGGCGATTACCAGAAAATCCTTAAGCCTTGGGGTATTGACCAGGGTCTGAAGGAAAAAGCCACCGTCAACGGCAACTAA
- the coaD gene encoding pantetheine-phosphate adenylyltransferase → MHAVCPGSFDPVTMGHLNIFERAAAQFDQVTVLVTFNPNKSGMFSSEERMELIRQSVAHLDNVMVDSWSGLLVDYCTAHGVTALVKGLRSALDYEYELPMAQMNKRLSGVDTFFLMTDPELGYISSTLCKEVARYGGDIDGLLPPPVVAAIRAKVS, encoded by the coding sequence ATGCATGCAGTTTGCCCCGGGTCTTTCGATCCAGTGACGATGGGTCACCTCAATATTTTTGAGCGCGCCGCGGCCCAATTTGACCAGGTGACCGTGCTGGTGACGTTCAACCCGAACAAGTCCGGGATGTTTAGTTCCGAGGAGCGGATGGAGCTGATCCGTCAGTCAGTGGCGCACCTAGACAACGTGATGGTGGATTCATGGTCGGGGCTGCTCGTGGATTACTGCACTGCTCATGGGGTGACGGCGCTGGTCAAGGGCCTGCGGTCGGCGTTGGACTATGAGTACGAGTTACCGATGGCGCAGATGAATAAGCGCCTGTCCGGGGTGGACACGTTCTTCCTCATGACGGATCCTGAGCTGGGTTACATTTCTTCGACGCTGTGCAAGGAAGTCGCCCGATACGGTGGGGACATCGACGGGTTGCTGCCACCCCCGGTAGTGGCTGCCATCCGCGCAAAGGTTTCCTGA
- a CDS encoding DUF2800 domain-containing protein codes for MAPVAHATLSASGAHRWINCTPSALIEAALRAEHGDTSSPAAEQGTVAHALAEWKIRRLDHRLRDDAGEKPASPLIDEEMEEHTSDYATFILERASQAQADDPSFVMAVEQRLDFSHLVPGGFGTADCIIIAGNRIEVIDFKYGQGVLVEAEENPQLMLYGLGALHAFGSLYDLSEVQLTIVQPRRQSISTWSLSTHDLERWGHEVVGPAADLAAQGEGEFKPGFWCQFCRIAPTCRARAEKNLE; via the coding sequence ATGGCCCCGGTAGCTCACGCAACACTCTCAGCGTCAGGTGCGCACCGGTGGATCAACTGCACCCCATCAGCCCTGATCGAGGCAGCCCTTCGCGCAGAACACGGCGATACTTCATCACCGGCTGCAGAGCAAGGAACCGTCGCCCACGCACTAGCTGAGTGGAAGATCCGCCGCCTCGACCACAGGCTCCGTGACGATGCAGGTGAAAAGCCAGCCAGTCCTCTGATCGATGAGGAGATGGAAGAACACACCAGTGATTACGCCACCTTCATCTTGGAGCGAGCCTCACAAGCCCAGGCCGATGACCCATCGTTTGTGATGGCTGTCGAGCAGCGACTGGATTTCAGCCACCTTGTGCCTGGTGGGTTTGGTACCGCCGACTGCATCATCATCGCCGGCAACCGCATCGAAGTCATCGACTTCAAATACGGCCAAGGCGTGCTGGTTGAGGCTGAGGAGAACCCGCAGCTCATGCTCTATGGTCTGGGTGCTTTGCATGCTTTCGGCAGCCTTTATGACCTGTCTGAGGTGCAGTTGACGATTGTGCAGCCGCGCCGCCAGTCCATCTCAACCTGGAGCCTTAGCACCCACGATTTGGAGCGTTGGGGCCATGAGGTCGTCGGTCCGGCAGCCGACCTGGCCGCACAAGGTGAGGGCGAATTCAAACCCGGGTTTTGGTGCCAGTTCTGCCGTATCGCACCTACCTGTCGGGCACGGGCAGAAAAGAATCTCGAGTGA
- a CDS encoding winged helix-turn-helix transcriptional regulator — translation MADKPNTIKIVFQYERTEGISERYPVRNQSYYITADEAEIMVERDYQQRKDEAENPAAVSRRSVHDIFKELGNLDYNNAKQHLRNTWFEAAPRNFAEEDQAEQVSIVEATSNDIYEPSDEWDAEIQYRDFLATLDRVDRAIVIGKRMGYGQSDIARQLGISQPAVAKRLKKLAKDFQEKLA, via the coding sequence ATGGCTGATAAGCCAAACACCATCAAGATTGTGTTCCAGTACGAACGCACCGAAGGGATCAGTGAACGCTACCCAGTACGCAACCAGTCCTACTACATCACTGCTGACGAGGCAGAGATCATGGTCGAACGCGACTACCAGCAACGCAAAGACGAGGCTGAAAATCCTGCTGCGGTAAGCCGCCGCAGTGTCCATGACATCTTCAAAGAGCTGGGCAACCTGGACTACAACAACGCGAAGCAGCACCTACGGAACACCTGGTTTGAAGCAGCACCCAGGAACTTTGCCGAAGAAGACCAGGCTGAGCAGGTTTCAATCGTCGAAGCTACGTCAAATGACATTTATGAGCCATCTGACGAGTGGGACGCGGAAATCCAGTACCGGGACTTCCTGGCAACTCTTGACCGGGTCGATCGCGCCATCGTCATTGGCAAGCGGATGGGCTACGGCCAGTCTGACATCGCTCGGCAACTTGGTATCTCCCAGCCCGCTGTAGCAAAGCGGTTGAAGAAACTGGCGAAAGATTTTCAGGAGAAGTTGGCATGA
- a CDS encoding NBR1-Ig-like domain-containing protein yields MTTLKELCRAAYRKCDKHKSQGKFAVQLFEACGCTYRFDKSGDYARKICFDARAISDDIRLALPKTGVKTAAVSQFIQLSMESSRGEKQTMQDRLQEVARNLGFPSDVEVESEAFYCAYAHAIKIAVQGLNDQRDVLSLYELHVSEAVDEDDQYWTPLYEGDRVKASQPPALQNNQLDYWELLTHEWVLHNQGSLRWENRTLVCLNPNDRFLRPMDTELIEIPTVEPSKFVRISATFKARGRDGTGTSEWRMLDQRGQDCFPNQRSEFNVQAHIGNNTVLGEGQKA; encoded by the coding sequence GTGACCACACTCAAAGAGCTGTGCAGGGCCGCCTATCGCAAGTGCGATAAGCACAAGTCCCAAGGAAAGTTCGCCGTTCAGCTCTTTGAAGCATGCGGGTGCACCTATCGCTTTGATAAATCGGGTGACTACGCTAGAAAAATATGTTTTGACGCCCGTGCAATCTCAGATGACATTCGTTTAGCACTACCGAAAACTGGGGTTAAGACAGCGGCTGTTTCTCAGTTCATTCAACTCAGCATGGAATCTAGTCGTGGCGAAAAGCAAACCATGCAAGATCGTCTGCAAGAAGTGGCACGTAATTTAGGGTTTCCGAGCGACGTCGAGGTTGAGTCCGAAGCCTTTTACTGCGCATACGCGCATGCAATAAAAATTGCAGTCCAAGGCTTGAATGATCAACGGGACGTCCTTAGCCTTTATGAACTTCACGTTTCAGAAGCTGTTGATGAAGACGATCAATATTGGACACCTTTATATGAAGGCGACAGGGTGAAAGCGTCACAGCCGCCTGCGCTGCAGAACAATCAACTCGATTACTGGGAGCTGCTCACTCACGAATGGGTACTGCACAACCAAGGAAGTCTCCGGTGGGAAAACCGGACATTGGTATGTCTAAATCCAAATGACCGTTTTCTAAGGCCGATGGACACCGAACTCATAGAGATTCCAACGGTTGAACCATCTAAATTCGTCAGGATCAGTGCAACTTTCAAAGCACGTGGGCGCGACGGAACAGGGACTAGCGAGTGGAGAATGCTTGACCAACGGGGACAAGATTGTTTCCCAAATCAAAGATCTGAATTTAACGTGCAAGCACACATTGGCAACAACACCGTATTGGGCGAAGGGCAAAAGGCATGA
- a CDS encoding amino acid ABC transporter permease, translating to MTTPEEIKAIPLKHPGRWVASAILLALAAWFIIASAKNEAYSWDIYFQYLLDRRIAVAALHTLAITVLAMLAGVILGALLAVLRMSPNPVLRGVSWVYLWIFRGTPVYVQLVFWGLIGAIYHSINLGVTEISLEGLAQNAFILAVIGLALNESAYMAEIVRAGIQAVPEGQIEASKALGMSWWQTMKRTVLPQAMRIIVPPTGNEFISLLKTTSLVVAIPYSGELYGRAMDISNALFQPVPMLMVAATWYLVITSLLMVVQNYVEKYYERGTTRHLTGRQLAALADAEGKLPGNVELTDPYNVMEK from the coding sequence ATGACTACCCCTGAAGAAATCAAAGCAATCCCGCTCAAGCATCCCGGGCGGTGGGTTGCCTCCGCTATCTTGCTTGCCCTGGCAGCCTGGTTTATCATCGCCTCGGCCAAAAATGAGGCTTACAGCTGGGACATCTACTTCCAGTACCTCCTTGACCGCAGGATCGCCGTCGCGGCCCTGCACACCCTAGCCATCACCGTCCTCGCGATGCTCGCGGGTGTGATCCTGGGCGCGCTCCTGGCCGTCCTGCGCATGTCCCCCAACCCGGTTCTTCGGGGTGTCTCCTGGGTCTACCTATGGATTTTCCGTGGCACCCCGGTGTACGTCCAGCTCGTGTTCTGGGGTCTGATCGGCGCGATTTACCACTCGATCAACCTTGGTGTCACCGAGATCAGCTTGGAGGGCCTCGCCCAGAATGCCTTCATCCTCGCGGTGATCGGCCTCGCTCTCAACGAATCCGCCTATATGGCAGAGATCGTTCGCGCTGGCATCCAAGCAGTTCCGGAGGGCCAAATCGAAGCCTCCAAGGCCCTCGGCATGAGCTGGTGGCAGACCATGAAGCGCACGGTGTTGCCGCAGGCCATGCGCATTATCGTCCCACCCACCGGCAATGAATTCATCTCCTTGCTCAAGACCACTTCCCTGGTCGTTGCCATCCCTTACTCCGGCGAACTCTACGGCCGTGCGATGGACATCTCCAACGCTCTCTTCCAGCCGGTCCCGATGCTGATGGTGGCCGCTACCTGGTATCTCGTGATTACTTCCCTGCTGATGGTCGTCCAGAACTACGTCGAGAAGTACTACGAGCGCGGCACCACCCGCCACCTCACCGGCCGCCAGCTCGCAGCGCTTGCCGACGCCGAAGGGAAACTCCCCGGCAATGTAGAACTCACCGACCCGTACAACGTGATGGAGAAGTAA
- a CDS encoding IS3 family transposase (programmed frameshift), which translates to MPRKFDQDAKDRVVRLVEDRILAENMSMQAACQAVAPKLGVSWHTARQWTQQARRAGNIPEPVPEDLAAENARLRRENQELRDTNELLKAASAFFAFGTRPKTSEMIRFIDEYRNRFSVEFICKTLKNNRAGGFITSRGYRQSKARGLSARRLRDAVLVDRIRTVHRDNYGVYGVRKMWHALRRDGIDIGREQTARLMRLAGVSGKGRSPLTTRKANVPDLRPDLVEREFKAQGPNKLWVADITYVRTKKGFVYAAFITDVYSRRIVGWALSDSIRTETLPLQALNQAIVCAEETTGLIHHSDHGSQYVSVVYNQRLAQHGIAASTGTVGDSYDNALAENVNGSYKNELIHARRWDDVVEVEIATFEWVSWWNETRLHQSLEYRTPVEVETEFWKQNPPQEIIEIKANA; encoded by the exons ATGCCAAGGAAATTTGACCAGGATGCGAAGGACCGTGTGGTCCGTCTTGTGGAAGACCGCATCTTGGCGGAAAACATGTCGATGCAAGCCGCGTGCCAGGCAGTAGCTCCAAAGCTGGGGGTTTCATGGCACACGGCCCGTCAATGGACTCAGCAGGCACGCCGTGCGGGAAACATACCAGAACCTGTGCCTGAAGATTTGGCTGCCGAGAACGCGAGGCTACGTCGTGAAAATCAAGAGCTACGCGACACTAACGAGCTGCTGAAGGCTGCCTCAGCTTTTTTCGCGT TCGGAACTCGACCCAAAACGTCGGAAATGATCCGATTCATCGATGAATACCGGAATCGTTTCTCCGTCGAGTTCATCTGTAAGACGTTGAAGAATAACCGGGCTGGTGGGTTTATCACCTCGCGTGGGTATCGCCAGTCCAAGGCCCGTGGATTGAGTGCTCGTCGCCTTCGTGATGCTGTGCTGGTCGACCGCATTAGAACTGTTCATCGGGATAATTACGGCGTCTACGGCGTGCGGAAAATGTGGCATGCTCTCCGCCGTGACGGAATTGATATCGGTCGTGAACAAACTGCTCGGTTGATGCGCTTGGCTGGTGTTTCTGGCAAAGGCAGATCACCTCTCACAACCCGTAAGGCTAATGTGCCTGATCTGCGCCCGGACTTGGTCGAGCGTGAGTTCAAAGCTCAGGGCCCGAATAAACTGTGGGTGGCCGACATTACGTATGTGCGCACGAAGAAAGGCTTTGTGTACGCCGCGTTTATCACCGACGTTTACTCTCGACGGATCGTTGGGTGGGCGTTATCAGACTCGATACGGACGGAAACACTGCCGCTGCAAGCTCTTAACCAGGCGATCGTGTGTGCTGAGGAAACAACAGGTCTCATTCACCATTCGGATCACGGCTCACAGTATGTCAGCGTTGTCTACAACCAGCGACTTGCCCAGCACGGGATTGCCGCTTCCACCGGAACGGTCGGGGATTCTTATGACAATGCTCTGGCAGAAAATGTTAATGGTTCCTACAAGAACGAGCTGATCCATGCTCGCAGGTGGGATGATGTTGTCGAGGTAGAAATCGCGACGTTCGAGTGGGTGTCATGGTGGAACGAGACTAGGCTCCACCAAAGCTTGGAATACCGAACCCCGGTCGAGGTCGAAACCGAATTTTGGAAGCAGAACCCGCCACAGGAAATAATAGAAATCAAGGCAAACGCCTAG
- a CDS encoding helix-turn-helix transcriptional regulator, with protein MSVETEKWVTMKDVQEHMGVTRETITQWINTKKMPAYKVGRSWKFKLSEVDDWVRSNGAADDQNEVEI; from the coding sequence ATGAGTGTTGAAACAGAAAAATGGGTAACCATGAAAGACGTCCAAGAACACATGGGCGTCACAAGGGAAACCATAACTCAATGGATAAACACCAAAAAAATGCCTGCCTACAAGGTGGGCCGCTCATGGAAATTTAAGCTCTCAGAAGTCGACGACTGGGTCCGCTCCAACGGCGCAGCTGACGATCAAAACGAAGTAGAAATCTAA
- a CDS encoding sulfite exporter TauE/SafE family protein, with translation MNTLILVFCVVVLGSSLQRVAGMGLGLIAGPILSLFMGPVHGVMVVNILAMINAALTTVTVRKDVDWRRFALIGSVMVLGSIPGAYLIKSMSTAWMLVAVGTVLLAALSVVTLAKRYVPATQATWPMMLSGVIGGFTNTLAGVAGPVITVYAQAARWEHKRFAATLQPLFVVSGGVSFAVKSLTGAADLSGTTWLIWPVGIAGMFLGVFLGGKLAQVITRDKAHKLALGLALAGGFSALLRGLLSL, from the coding sequence GTGAACACACTTATCCTCGTTTTTTGCGTCGTGGTTTTGGGCTCGAGCCTGCAGCGGGTAGCTGGGATGGGGTTAGGGCTGATCGCGGGGCCAATACTGTCGCTCTTCATGGGGCCAGTGCACGGGGTGATGGTGGTAAATATCCTCGCGATGATTAACGCCGCGCTCACGACGGTGACGGTGCGCAAAGATGTCGATTGGCGGCGCTTCGCACTCATCGGATCTGTGATGGTTCTTGGTTCGATCCCTGGCGCGTACCTCATCAAGTCGATGTCTACGGCGTGGATGCTCGTGGCGGTGGGCACAGTTTTGCTGGCAGCGTTGTCGGTGGTGACGCTCGCCAAGCGCTACGTTCCCGCGACTCAAGCCACGTGGCCCATGATGCTCTCTGGTGTAATCGGTGGTTTTACCAACACGCTGGCAGGTGTCGCAGGCCCAGTAATTACGGTGTACGCCCAAGCTGCTCGTTGGGAGCACAAGCGGTTTGCCGCGACACTGCAGCCACTATTCGTGGTCTCAGGTGGCGTGTCTTTCGCGGTGAAATCCCTCACCGGGGCAGCGGATCTTAGCGGGACGACCTGGTTGATCTGGCCCGTTGGGATCGCCGGGATGTTCTTGGGAGTCTTCCTCGGCGGAAAACTCGCGCAGGTGATTACCCGCGACAAAGCCCACAAGCTGGCCTTAGGCCTGGCGCTTGCGGGCGGTTTTTCGGCGCTGTTGCGCGGTTTGTTGTCGCTTTAG
- the ehuA gene encoding ectoine/hydroxyectoine ABC transporter ATP-binding protein EhuA encodes MSDLMIDAQSITKSFGQLQVLKGINLQVPRGTVTCLIGPSGSGKSTILRCVNHLEKVSGGRLYVDGELIGYRERDGKLYEISERDAAKQRQGIGMVFQQFNLFPHRTVIENVIEAPILVKGVPEAQARARALELLEQVGMAHKADAYPVQLSGGQQQRVAIARAVAMEPKLMLFDEPTSALDPELVGEVLRVMRELAADGMTMLVVTHEMGFAREVADQVVFMDGGVVLEAGTPTEVLDNPQHPRTQEFLSKLL; translated from the coding sequence ATGTCTGACCTCATGATTGATGCACAGTCCATCACCAAAAGCTTCGGCCAGTTGCAGGTGCTCAAAGGAATCAACCTGCAGGTGCCGCGCGGCACTGTCACCTGCCTGATCGGCCCTTCTGGATCTGGCAAGTCCACGATCCTGCGCTGCGTCAACCACCTTGAGAAGGTCAGCGGGGGCCGTCTCTACGTGGACGGCGAGCTCATCGGTTACCGCGAGCGCGACGGCAAACTCTACGAAATCTCCGAACGCGACGCCGCGAAGCAGCGCCAAGGCATCGGCATGGTGTTCCAGCAGTTCAACCTGTTCCCACACCGCACAGTCATCGAGAACGTCATCGAGGCGCCCATCCTGGTCAAAGGCGTACCGGAGGCACAAGCCCGCGCCCGTGCCCTCGAACTCCTCGAACAAGTCGGCATGGCGCACAAAGCGGACGCCTACCCAGTCCAACTCTCCGGCGGTCAGCAACAGCGCGTCGCAATTGCCCGCGCCGTAGCCATGGAGCCCAAGCTCATGCTTTTCGACGAGCCGACCTCCGCACTCGACCCCGAACTAGTCGGCGAGGTACTGCGTGTCATGCGCGAGCTCGCGGCGGACGGCATGACCATGCTGGTAGTCACACACGAAATGGGTTTCGCACGCGAAGTCGCCGACCAAGTCGTGTTCATGGATGGTGGCGTGGTGCTCGAGGCTGGCACGCCAACCGAGGTCCTGGATAATCCGCAGCACCCACGCACGCAGGAATTCTTATCTAAGCTGCTCTAA
- the rsmD gene encoding 16S rRNA (guanine(966)-N(2))-methyltransferase RsmD translates to MTRIISGEARGRKIKVPPEGTRPTSDRAREGLFSSLQVRFGFEGAHVLDLFAGSGALGLEAASRGAESVVLVDNSPQATAVMQHNAGVVKHPNVRIVEMKASTYLPQAPRGHFDMVLADPPYELSDEAVVEMLHALIPALADGAAVVVERHVDSPETAWPTCFVPTTQKLKKRTYGIARMDMAVFDADLVEES, encoded by the coding sequence ATGACACGGATCATCTCAGGTGAAGCACGCGGCCGAAAGATCAAAGTTCCACCGGAAGGAACCCGGCCCACCTCGGATCGCGCTAGGGAGGGACTGTTTTCTTCCCTGCAGGTTCGCTTTGGCTTTGAAGGTGCGCACGTCTTGGATCTTTTTGCCGGTTCCGGCGCCCTCGGGCTCGAGGCCGCGTCCCGCGGTGCAGAATCCGTGGTGTTGGTGGACAATTCGCCACAGGCGACGGCCGTGATGCAGCACAACGCGGGCGTGGTTAAACATCCGAACGTGCGCATCGTCGAGATGAAGGCATCTACCTACCTGCCGCAAGCTCCCCGTGGACATTTTGACATGGTGCTGGCGGATCCGCCTTACGAGTTGTCGGATGAGGCGGTCGTCGAGATGCTGCACGCGCTGATCCCAGCGCTTGCCGACGGCGCTGCGGTGGTGGTCGAGCGTCACGTAGACTCGCCAGAAACGGCCTGGCCGACGTGCTTCGTGCCTACAACGCAAAAGCTGAAGAAGCGTACGTATGGCATTGCGCGGATGGACATGGCGGTATTCGATGCTGACCTCGTGGAGGAGTCCTGA
- a CDS encoding site-specific DNA-methyltransferase has protein sequence MPELNWVGKDKVITHHLDVPFRVLDHQYSFDENGQHEADNGSENMIIHGDNLEALKALLPRYEGKVDCIYIDPPYNTGNEGWVYNDNVNDPRIKKWLGEVVGKEGEDLSRHDKWLCMMYPRLRLLGKLLSPKGVLIASLSIHELHFFLEVLNEIFSSRQVIPVTVQTSGGKTNKGFNHQSEFLIFVTPKEFVPNSYRSAKNTYASGYHGMNLAGFNQTNRPNQAYPIFVNEKGAIVGVGKSLKERVEDGSYDGDLANFEFDYDEAPSGSTAVWPVTAKGVPCVWRLQAKRLLKEWERGFIKVVPSKDKTKNIWAVQYLSDGILRKIESGDFVTYRISDDPEIPTLELKNYETSGSSIPTVWYEKEYFTTRGSELIREILGSKDAFTYPKPIDIVQEAIGRVTKPDSLVLDSFAGSGTTAHAVLNLNSEDQGNRKFILIELDDYAETVTAERIRKVIKGYEDVEGDLVPGTGGSYSFFSLGTTLFEGSDLNPEVPLDQIRAYIWHSETGIEAASNKVVEFPDFLGIHNDTSYIFAYELDRATVLDREYLSRIPAECGATSYVIYSDTCLLSEQELREMNITFKKIPRDITRL, from the coding sequence ATGCCAGAACTTAATTGGGTCGGTAAAGACAAAGTCATCACCCACCATCTAGACGTACCATTCCGCGTTCTCGACCACCAGTATTCTTTCGATGAGAACGGTCAGCACGAAGCTGACAATGGTTCAGAAAATATGATCATTCATGGTGACAACCTCGAAGCGCTCAAAGCACTGCTTCCGCGCTACGAAGGCAAAGTTGACTGCATATACATCGACCCTCCATATAACACTGGCAACGAGGGGTGGGTCTATAACGACAATGTCAATGATCCACGTATCAAGAAGTGGCTGGGTGAAGTTGTCGGTAAAGAAGGGGAAGACCTCTCCCGGCACGACAAGTGGCTATGTATGATGTACCCGCGCCTCAGACTTCTTGGGAAGTTGCTTTCTCCGAAAGGAGTACTCATTGCAAGCTTGAGCATCCACGAGCTTCATTTCTTCTTGGAAGTGCTGAATGAAATCTTTAGCTCTCGCCAAGTAATACCGGTGACGGTGCAGACTTCTGGGGGTAAAACCAATAAGGGTTTTAATCACCAGAGCGAGTTTTTGATATTTGTAACGCCAAAAGAGTTTGTGCCAAATTCATACAGAAGCGCAAAAAATACCTATGCCAGCGGGTACCACGGAATGAATCTAGCCGGATTCAATCAGACAAACAGGCCAAATCAGGCATATCCAATTTTCGTTAACGAAAAGGGCGCGATTGTTGGAGTAGGTAAGTCTCTCAAGGAACGCGTAGAAGACGGATCCTACGATGGAGATCTTGCAAACTTTGAGTTTGATTATGATGAAGCACCATCTGGTTCGACCGCTGTTTGGCCCGTCACAGCAAAAGGTGTTCCCTGCGTATGGCGTTTGCAGGCTAAGCGCCTTCTGAAAGAGTGGGAACGAGGATTTATTAAAGTCGTTCCGTCAAAAGACAAGACCAAAAATATCTGGGCAGTTCAGTATCTATCCGATGGTATTTTGCGAAAGATTGAAAGTGGCGATTTTGTAACTTATCGGATTTCCGATGACCCAGAAATTCCAACGTTGGAGCTAAAAAATTATGAAACGAGCGGTTCGAGTATCCCGACCGTTTGGTACGAAAAGGAATACTTTACGACTAGAGGTAGTGAGCTAATTAGAGAAATTCTTGGCTCAAAGGATGCATTCACCTATCCAAAGCCAATAGATATCGTTCAAGAGGCAATAGGACGAGTTACTAAGCCTGATTCCCTTGTTTTGGATAGTTTTGCCGGCTCAGGCACCACGGCGCATGCGGTTCTGAATCTGAATTCAGAAGATCAGGGTAACCGGAAATTCATACTCATTGAACTCGACGATTATGCAGAAACGGTGACAGCGGAACGCATCCGAAAAGTCATTAAAGGATACGAAGACGTTGAAGGCGATCTCGTTCCGGGAACCGGTGGAAGCTACTCGTTCTTTTCGTTAGGAACCACATTATTTGAAGGTTCCGACCTGAACCCAGAAGTGCCACTTGATCAAATTAGAGCGTATATCTGGCATTCAGAGACAGGTATTGAGGCTGCATCAAATAAAGTTGTTGAGTTTCCAGATTTCCTCGGTATCCACAACGACACTAGCTACATCTTTGCCTACGAACTCGACAGAGCCACTGTGCTTGATCGTGAATATCTCAGCCGTATCCCAGCTGAATGCGGTGCAACCTCGTATGTCATCTATTCGGACACCTGTTTGCTGTCTGAACAGGAACTACGTGAAATGAACATTACTTTTAAGAAAATCCCGCGAGACATCACCCGCCTCTAG